The following DNA comes from Chitinophaga nivalis.
CTGAGCCGCAACTATCCGCAAAGCTGGACAGGCAATAAATACGATATCCAGTCGGCTGATTTTGGTATCCGCCTGTTTATGCCGGCACAAAGCTACCAGCAGTCTATGCGCGCTGTAAAATATGCGCTGCTCATCATCGGACTTACCTTTTTTATCCTGTATTTTATTGAGCTGTCGCAGCGCCGGACCTTACATCCATTGCAATATGCCCTCGTGGGATTAGCCCTTTGTATTTTCTATACCCTGTTAATATCTATTTCAGAACAACTTAACTTTATTATGGCCTACATCATCTCCAGCGTGCTGACGATCGGATTGATTGTCCTGTATATTGCAGCTGCCTATAAAAACGCCCGTATCGCCATCAGTATCGGCAGTGTGCTGGTATTATTGTATGGCTTTATTTATGTAGTCATCAGTGCAGAAGACCAGGCGCTGCTGATGGGTAGTCTGGGCTTATTTATCATCCTGGCGCTGGTGATGTATTTCAGCAGCCGTATCAAATGGGACAAACTGGGGCAGAAAGACGTCACACCCGTAAATCAATAAACTAACATGCGCAATTCTTATATCAGCAAACGGATAGCCAGTTTCGGATACGCTTTTAACGGTATCATCGCTTTTTTACGCAGCGAACCACATGCACGTATACACGCCCTTGCTACCATAGTGGTAGTGGCTGCCGGTTGCTGGTATCATATTGCCACTTCCGAATGGATCTGGCTTATATTATGCATAGCTCTGGTATGGGTAACGGAAATGCTGAATACCGTGGTGGAAAAAATCATGGATCATCTTTCTCCGCAACAACATCCCAAAGTAAAGTGGATCAAAGATGTAGCCGCCGGCGCAGTATTGGTCGCAGCCATCGCTGCGCTGGTCATTGGCATATTGATCTTTTATCCTTATCTCTTTTAGTGTTTCCCTTTTATCCCTGTATCGTTTTAACCATATAAAACTGGCGTATGAAACTAAAAAGTAGGATGCGGTTACTGCAAAGGCAGGTACACCGGTCACGACAGGAATATACCCTGTATGCTTCTGTATTATTCAGCCTGGCTTTGCTGGCTTGCCGTATAGCCCATACCGGTAGTTATCTGCGGGTATCACTGATCTGGAATCTTTTTCTGGCCTATATTCCTTTTGCCATTACCGGCTGGATGCACCGGCATCCGGAACAGGTCAGCAACCGGTATACCTGGTACAGTTGTTTTGTGGTGTGGCTGCTGTTTGTGCCCAACGCGCCCTATATTCTCACAGATCTGTTTCATTTATTCGACGGCGGTGTACCGCTGTGGTTCGATTTATTCATGATTTTTTCCTTTGCCTGGAATGGGATGGTGCTGGGATATTTTTCCATCCGCACCATGGAGCATATGTGGCGGGTACGGCATACCCGCTGGCCGGCCTGGCTGTTTTCGTTTCCGGTGATGTTCCTGTGCGCCATGGGGGTATATATCGGCCGGTACCTGCGCTATAATAGCTGGGATGTAGTAAAAGATCCGCTTACGTTGTTGGGCGATATGCGCGATATCGTATTGCATCCCTGGGAAAACAGGAGTGCGTGGGCCTTTACGATCTGTATGGGTATCTTTCTGTATCTGATGTATCCGTTTTTTGCCAAAAAACCACAGGCACGTTAAGCCCCGATTCGTTACTGCGTAGTATGTTATAAAAGCAAAACGCGCAACTCCTACGGAGCTGCGCGTTTTGCTTTTATAAATTGATCACATCCGGCAACAGGTACCGGAGTGTGGTAGTGGCTTAGAAATCGACTCCCATACCGAAGTACCAGATCGGACTGCCCTTGAAGAAGCCCATGGCAGGCCAGCCGGCATCTACCCGCAGGAAATAGCCTGCAATAGTAGTGCGGGCACCAAAACCATAACCACCGATGAAAGGTCCGAGGAAGCCTTCTTTAATACGGGTAACCACTCCGGATCCGGGATCTGTATACTCGCCGTAATTGGCATCTTTAAAGCTCAGTTTTCCGGTCCACGCGGTACCGATATCCATGAAGGAAACTGCCTGGAAATTACGCAGTAAAGCGGAGTTAATAGGCCGGTCGATAAAGGTGGCGAATACCGGTAAACGTAATTCGGTATTCAGCAACATTACATTATTACCGTTTCTCGCATTCTGCTTGTATCCGCGCAGGTTTTCAGACAAGGTCTGGAAGGCGTAGTTGACAGTTCTGTCAACCGGATTGTTGGCATTGATCTGCGGGTTTAACCAGTTGTCTATACCACCCAGGTAGTACAACAGTTTGCGCGTACCCCAGGACATATCCAGGGAGAAACGGGTAGCCCAGATAAAGTTGCGGTAGATTTTTTTGTAGTGACGTATGTCAACACCCATGCTATAGGTGAATCTGCCATTGGCCGCCGCTGAATTGGGATTGAATAATTCATTCAATCCACCGTTGGTCAGCTGGGAATTCACATCGCCATAGATTTTATAACGGGTACCATTCCAGATATTAATAGCCGGATTGATGGTATTATCATATACATATTCCAGGCGCGCTAACGCGTAGCTTTCCTTGAAGTCCGGCTGTTTCAGCGTTTCTATTCTGGTAGCCTGCATCACCAGTCTGTCTGTACGGTAGCCTACCTGTAAACGCAGGCTTCTCACCTGGTCAAACGGATAACGGGCTTCCAGCTGATAGAGGTTGGTGATAAATTTCACTGGCAGTACTTCAGGCGAGCCGATTACACTGAATCCCTGGCTTTTATCCACTTTCCGGTAGTAGGTGAATTTATAGTCAAACCGTTTTTTCAGGTAAGAGGTGGTGAAAAAGTATTCTGTTCCCTGCAGGTTGGAAGGAATACGGAAGCCGCCACTGAATTTCAGGTCTTCAAACAGGTCGCTTACCCCAATGCGGATTAAACCGTTGATGGGATCTGAAAGCCGGATCGGACCAGAAGGGGGACCCGTGTAAGGCTGGTACCGGTTAATGAGTACAGAGTTATCCAATTGCACCGTCAGGTAGTCGGATGCAAATTTGAATTTATATGGAAACAGTTTAGACTTTTTCAATACCGGTTCTTCTTTCTTTTTCTCAAAGAAGGAATTATTATTATCCTGCAATGTTATCACAGTCTCGGTAGTATCTACCGGATCATTACCAAATTCGTTCTGGAAGAAATTCGGATGAGACGTGGTGTCTTTCACCGGCGCCGCAAACGTTGGTAATCCTAATCGCAGGCTGTCTGCATGTATTTCTGCTTTTCTGAAATTGGTAGGCCGTGCGTTGATATTTCTTTTCTTCAGCACAGTGGTATCTACCTTTAACTTCATCAGTCGTTTGATATCGGCATATCCTACCACTTCAGATACCTCTCCTTTTTCGCCGGTAATCCTGGATTCCAGGATACCATATGGATAGTTGGAGATCGGGAAAGAATAGGTAGAGTCGCTGGTGATGGCGATGGCTTCCACGGAATCAGGTGCAGCCGCACCATAGGCTGCCAGTGCAGAATCCAGCTCTTCTTTCTCCGGATTATGCAGGATGTCGGCGCCTACATAAAAGAGAGAGTCTACACCGGCACTTTGTGATTTGAAGAAGCCGGCATAACGGTTACGGATACCGTTGGCATCAGAAACAAAGGTGAAGTGGGTGGTATTATATTGCATGGGCAACCGGGCGTCTCCGTATTTCAGATCCGTTAACTGCGTGATCTGTTTTTCGGAGCTTCTGTTCCAGTTGTCTACCATGAAAATATTGAAAGGACGGTTGGGCAGGGAGGTATCGCTGCCCCTTCCTTTAGGCGATGGCCTGTTGGAAGAGTAAATGATACCGCTTTTGCCGGGGAATGCAGCAAAACTTGGGTCCAGGTCATCATACACATCGTTGGTGATCTGGTCTGTTTTGGAGTTGCTGATGCTATAGGTGAAAATGTCGGTATGTCCGTTTTTGATAGCAGACAGGAGAAGATTATTTTCCTGTATGGGCATGAACTTGAAGTCTACCACCCGGTCGAATTGTTTCAGGTCCTGACGTAGGGTGGTACGGGTTATGAGGTCGTATACCAGCAGTTTGGTTTTGCCTTCGTGTTCGTAGATCACTGCCAGCCGGTTGCCTTTAGGATTCCAGGCCATCATCGGGTAGTTAGGATCCAGTTGGTTAGCCAGCTGCATGACGCCGCTGCGGAGCAGTACTTTCGGCTTGTTCCAGCCCAGTTGAATCTGTACGCGGTATACGCCTTTCTTGAATTCTACGACTGCGTAGGAATTATTTTTAGGATTGGGATTGAAACGGAAATAATCTGCTTTGCCGATTTCCTGGGCCACAATGGTGCGGCCTTTAGCAGAAGTTTTTCTTCTGCGGTTATCTTCTGAGAATCTTCTTTGATAAAATACAAAGAAGTCCTGGGTCGTTTTTTTCGGAGTGAGATTGAGTACCTGTTCAAAACCTTTTTTCAGTCCGCGGTTGATGCGGGAGATGTACATCAGGTAAGGCACGGCGTCTTTACCATATTTGGTTTCCACATAGTACCAGAATGCCTGGCCGGCCAGCAATGGCTTTTCATAAGCCAGGTGATTAAAGCTGTTATATTTTCCGGATAACAGGGCCGACTTTAACTCTTCATCCAGGCGGGCATTCCAGGGCTCTGCTGCATAGGCGATAAAGCCATCTGTAAACCATTTGGGAAAATCTATCAATACGGCATTACCGGCAAATTCGCCGATATCTTCCCCAAACAACTGTGTTTCCAGCATAATCCGGGCGATGCCCTGGCGTATCTGACGGTGTAGGTTTTCGTGGTTGCCATCAAAATATACGATCATTTTATTACCCACCAGTTTGGTAACACCGCCGGTATTCTGCCAGTCGATACCAATACCGATGTTGGATTGCTTCATTTCTCCGAAGCTGTTATATACCACAATATTAATACGCTGGCGGGGATTGGTTTCCATGAACTGCTCCAGCTGCGGTAATTCCTTTTCGGCTACCTGGGCCACATATTTACCTAATTCAAGCCCGTTTTGGCTAAAATAGGTATTAAAGTGGCGGCTTTGATAGTATCTCCATTTAAAATTCTTAAACTGCACTCGATTTTGTCCGAATTCTACTGTATTGGTTTGAGCCTGGGATACTATCGCTCCAAGTAATAGGGTACCGTGGAATAATAACCGGGTAATAAATCTGTTCATACAGAAAGTATTGATAATATTGTGATCTTTTAAAATTACCGTAAAAAAATCGGGTAGCAATGATTGAAATACAACAATTCACTTTCGGGCCCCTACAGGAAAACACTTTTCTTCTTATTAACGGAAAAAAGGATTGTATAATTATAGACCCGGGATGTTATTTTCAGAACGAAAGAAATGAATTATTGCAATATATACAAACCGGCGGGTTAAATGTTATAAGATTATTGAATACGCATTGCCATTTCGATCACATATTTGGCAACAAGCTGGTATCCGATACTTATAAGGTGCGTCCGGAATACCACGAAGCAGAGCAGGTGGTGCTGGACCGTTCGCAGCAGGTGGGGGTGATGTATAATCTGCCATTTGATCCTTCGCCGGTAGCAGGCCGTCACCTGGTGCCGGGGGAAAAGATCCTTTTCGGTGAAGATGAGCTGGTGGTGTTGTTTACACCTGGCCACTCTCCGGGGAGTGTGTCTTTTTATTGCGCCAGCCAGCAGTTTGTGATTGGCGGCGACGTGTTGTTCTTTAAGAGCGTAGGCAGAACCGATTTGCCGGGAGGAGACACGGATACGCTGCTACGTAGTATCCGGGAACAGCTGTTTGTGCTGCCGGATGAGGTAAGGGTATACCCGGGCCATGGTCCTTCCACTACTATCGGCTTTGAAAAACAGCACAATCCTTTTCTGGAGGACTAATAACGTTTTTCCGGTATGCCGCTGCGGCATACCGGAAAAACAAACCTATCGGATAAACTTCCCAATCACGGGCAGCCGGGCAAATTCTTTCTTCTCCATACGGAATATAAACCAGCCATAGGCCGCAAACAGCAACGTGGCCACTGCAAACGGAAGGGGTTTCAATGCATAGATATCCTTCGGCGACAATAGGTTGGCATTGAGCCAGTTGAATACATAGTAAATAATAACGGCCAGGCCTATATAGGTAATCAGTTTAGGCAGATGGTAGGGTACCGGGTAGTATTTTTGTCCCAGTACATAACAAATCACCATCTGAATAAAGTAGCATACCATGGTGGCCAGTGCGGCACCATAATACCCCATTACCGGAATCCACCACCAGTTCAGCAGAAAAGCCAGGAATGCAGTAATGATGGTAATGATGGCACCTGTGCGGGTGCGGTCTGTGAGTTTGAACCAGATAGTGAGGTTGTAATAGATCCCCAGGAACATATTGGCCAGCAGCAATACGGGTACGATCCGCATCCCTTCATAGTAAAAAGGCACCCGCAGGAATATTTTCCAGATACTTAGATACAGGCTTACGAAAAGGAACATGAAACAAAGCATGATCACGAATAACTTCATGATCCGGGCATACATTTTTTGCGGATTGCCGCTTTCTGCCTGTTTAAAGAAGAAAGGTTCGGCGCCTAACCGGAACGCCTGTATGAACATGGTGATGAGGATCGCCAGTTTGTAGTTGGCACTGTACAGGGCAATGACTTCTTTTTTGGCTTCCATGTTGTTGCCAGGCAGAAACTGCGGCAGAAACCAGGCCCTGTCGAAGGTTTCATTGACCATACCGGCCATTCCCACTACAATCAGCGGCAAGGCATAGTGCACCATTTTTTTCCAGAGAGCGGCGTCAAACCGCCATTCGATGTTGCGGATTTGCGGCAGGAACAGTAAGAGTGTAACGGCGCTGCCCAGCATATTACTGAGGTAGATGTAGCCCGTCTGATCGCTGCCGCTTTGCAGATCAGGTACCCAATGATGGCCTGAGGCATATAACTTCGGACATATTACCAGAAAGAAGACATTAAAAAAGATAGTGGTTACGATACCGGCTATACGAATTACCGCATACCGGACCGGCCGTCCTTCCAGCCGCAGTTGTGCAAAAGGAATCGCTGTGAGGGCATCAAAAGCCATCAGGAACACCACATACGTATAAAAGGCCGGATGTCCGTTGAGCCCGGCCAGCTTGCCGGCATAGGAGTCAATGACAGGTTCCCGCAGTAGTAACAACAGTATCGTGATACTGATGGTGGATATCAGCAGGGAAATGGTGGAAGTACCCAGCACATGTGCCTTGTTTTCTTTTTTCGCAAAACGGAAAAAAGCGGTTTCCATACCATAGGTGAGTACAATGTTGGCAAACGGAATATAGGCATATACGTTAGACATCTCACCAAAAGATGCCCGCGTAAGGATACCCAGATAAAATGGGGTCAGAAAATAATTGAGCAACTTACTCACAATATTACTCAGGCCGTAATATACTGTTTGTCCTGCCAGTTGTTTGATACTCAATATTGTATGTTTTAATGCAATGATAAATGACGAAGGTCGGATATACATCGGTACAACAGCGAAAAACATATCCCATACAGGAAGTGTTTCCGGATGATGGCCGTGCGCTATTCAAAAAATCCGTTTCTCCGTTGCTGTTTCTTATCAGATAACCGCTTTTTAAACTGAATGCGTTTTTCCACCACGGCCTTGGAAGGTTTGGTGGGTACGCGTTTTTTACGGGGAATGAGCGCTTTGTTGATCAGGTCATTCATTTTATAGATCACTTCCTGCTTGTTGCCCAGCTGGGTGCGGGCGGTTTGTGATTTCACCAGCAGCATGCCGTCGGCATTGATGCGGTTGGCCAGTTTTTCTGTCAATATGGTTTTTTGCGCCGCAGTGAGCAGGCCGGATGCCATGATGTTAAAATACCCCTCTACCATAGTCTCCACTTTGTTCACATTCTGTCCGCCGCTGCCTCCGCTGCGGGCGGTACGAAAAGTGAGTTCGGTGGTGATGTCAATATTCATCGTATATTTATTTTGTTAATATTTGTGAGTTGGTTCGGGAAGCAATTTATTAAAACTGCCGTTAAAACCCTTATCCTATATTCTGCCGGTCGGATATTACCCGTGAAACCTTTGTAACCCCTCTCCCGCTCTCCGGTAAAAAGGAAGCCCGCCGAATCGGCTGATTTCCTTAATTTTCGCCGGCAAAAATGATTTATACTATATGAGGGCGGTTATACAACGTGTTACACACGCATCTGTTACAGTAGATGGTGCTGTTACGGGAGCTATTCAACAGGGATTGTTGATATTGCTGGGCATCGAGGATGCCGACACCCAGGAAGACATTACCTGGCTTAGCAGTAAAATTGTTAACCTGCGCATCTTCAACGATGATGCAGGTGTGATGAATGTATCGGTGAAAGAAATACATGGGGATATCCTGCTGGTAAGCCAGTTTACCCTGCATGCAGCCGTGAAAAAAGGCAACCGGCCTTCGTATATCCGTGCGAGTAAACCGGAGGTGGCCATTCCGCTCTATGAAAAAATGACTGCACAATTGGAACAGGATTTGGGGACCCCTATTCAAAGAGGGATCTTTGGCGCAGATATGAAAGTGGCGTTGCTCAACGACGGTCCGGTTACCATCCTGATTGATACCCAGCACCGGGAATAGTGGAAACGGTTATCTTCCAATCTGTTATCTTTAGTATCTTAAAAAAATATCCATGACAATCAAAGAAGCGCAGGAAAAAATTGACAACTGGATCAATACCACCGGTGTCCGCTATTTCAGTGAGCTGACAAATATGGCGATCCTGACGGAAGAAGTAGGAGAAGTAGCACGCGTGATGGCCCGCAAATACGGAGATCAGTCTTCAAAGGAAAGTGATACCAACAAACAGCTGGCAGATGAGCTGGCGGATGTCATGTGGGTGCTTTTGTGTATTGCCAATCAAACCGGCATTGATATGACGGTAGCGCTGGAGAAGAATTTCGACAAGAAGAATATTCGGGATGCACATCGCCACCAACAGAACCCCAAATTAAAATAGCCCCTGCCGCAGGAAACGGCGTTGCGGCTTTATAAAAACAACTGTTATGCAAAAAACCGGAACGATTAAAATGCTCTGGCAGGTATTAAAACAATCTGTCAGTGATTTTTTTGAAGATAAGGTGCTGAAACTAAGTGCAGCACTGGCCTATTATACTATTTTTTCGGTGGCGCCCATGCTGATCATCATCATTTTCCTGTGTGATCTTTTCCTGGGAAAAGAGGCGGTGGAAGGCAGTATCTATGGGCAGATCAGCGGTCTGGTAGGAGATGCTGCCGCGCTGCA
Coding sequences within:
- a CDS encoding diacylglycerol kinase family protein, coding for MRNSYISKRIASFGYAFNGIIAFLRSEPHARIHALATIVVVAAGCWYHIATSEWIWLILCIALVWVTEMLNTVVEKIMDHLSPQQHPKVKWIKDVAAGAVLVAAIAALVIGILIFYPYLF
- a CDS encoding DUF1361 domain-containing protein, which translates into the protein MKLKSRMRLLQRQVHRSRQEYTLYASVLFSLALLACRIAHTGSYLRVSLIWNLFLAYIPFAITGWMHRHPEQVSNRYTWYSCFVVWLLFVPNAPYILTDLFHLFDGGVPLWFDLFMIFSFAWNGMVLGYFSIRTMEHMWRVRHTRWPAWLFSFPVMFLCAMGVYIGRYLRYNSWDVVKDPLTLLGDMRDIVLHPWENRSAWAFTICMGIFLYLMYPFFAKKPQAR
- a CDS encoding MBL fold metallo-hydrolase, which codes for MIEIQQFTFGPLQENTFLLINGKKDCIIIDPGCYFQNERNELLQYIQTGGLNVIRLLNTHCHFDHIFGNKLVSDTYKVRPEYHEAEQVVLDRSQQVGVMYNLPFDPSPVAGRHLVPGEKILFGEDELVVLFTPGHSPGSVSFYCASQQFVIGGDVLFFKSVGRTDLPGGDTDTLLRSIREQLFVLPDEVRVYPGHGPSTTIGFEKQHNPFLED
- a CDS encoding oligosaccharide flippase family protein, producing the protein MSIKQLAGQTVYYGLSNIVSKLLNYFLTPFYLGILTRASFGEMSNVYAYIPFANIVLTYGMETAFFRFAKKENKAHVLGTSTISLLISTISITILLLLLREPVIDSYAGKLAGLNGHPAFYTYVVFLMAFDALTAIPFAQLRLEGRPVRYAVIRIAGIVTTIFFNVFFLVICPKLYASGHHWVPDLQSGSDQTGYIYLSNMLGSAVTLLLFLPQIRNIEWRFDAALWKKMVHYALPLIVVGMAGMVNETFDRAWFLPQFLPGNNMEAKKEVIALYSANYKLAILITMFIQAFRLGAEPFFFKQAESGNPQKMYARIMKLFVIMLCFMFLFVSLYLSIWKIFLRVPFYYEGMRIVPVLLLANMFLGIYYNLTIWFKLTDRTRTGAIITIITAFLAFLLNWWWIPVMGYYGAALATMVCYFIQMVICYVLGQKYYPVPYHLPKLITYIGLAVIIYYVFNWLNANLLSPKDIYALKPLPFAVATLLFAAYGWFIFRMEKKEFARLPVIGKFIR
- the arfB gene encoding alternative ribosome rescue aminoacyl-tRNA hydrolase ArfB, translated to MNIDITTELTFRTARSGGSGGQNVNKVETMVEGYFNIMASGLLTAAQKTILTEKLANRINADGMLLVKSQTARTQLGNKQEVIYKMNDLINKALIPRKKRVPTKPSKAVVEKRIQFKKRLSDKKQQRRNGFFE
- the dtd gene encoding D-aminoacyl-tRNA deacylase, with translation MRAVIQRVTHASVTVDGAVTGAIQQGLLILLGIEDADTQEDITWLSSKIVNLRIFNDDAGVMNVSVKEIHGDILLVSQFTLHAAVKKGNRPSYIRASKPEVAIPLYEKMTAQLEQDLGTPIQRGIFGADMKVALLNDGPVTILIDTQHRE
- a CDS encoding nucleotide pyrophosphohydrolase — encoded protein: MTIKEAQEKIDNWINTTGVRYFSELTNMAILTEEVGEVARVMARKYGDQSSKESDTNKQLADELADVMWVLLCIANQTGIDMTVALEKNFDKKNIRDAHRHQQNPKLK